The DNA region GTCTACAAATCGAACTccgccaaggaggatcaggaagACAGTGGAGGAGTGATCGAGGAGATCGCCTCCGAGATCGAGGCATCGGAAACCGAGGACGGCTACTCGACCGATGCCTCAATCCTCCGCTGCCTTGCGAACATGGGTCAATTGACAGACCTGGACACATTGGACGAGGAGGGAGCCGATACAACTGTGGTGGAGAGgcccacagcagatgtccgtgaggcttctgcagataaacctccaccacagtaaggcagcttccgctgctcttTAACTCCACCTGGCTGAAgatggagtcgacatagtcCTAATCAaggaaccttggatagtgggaggaaaggtttcaggattagggactaaggaatataagcttctaacagctcccagcgaaggtTAAATAAGAGCCTGCATTctagccaaaaagcaccttaacatttttctgctccataattacagcgatgcagacaacgcggcagccaccgtggagagtcagccatctccgttccgagtgctgtcatcatacatggcctacgaaaggcaagaaccgCCGGATGAACGGGTTAGGAGACTggtagaagacagcgaaaagcaaaacataggcctactaataggctgtgatgctaacgcccaccatacacaatgcgaaagtacagacacaaacgaccgcggtgagtctttttttaactttatatttagttcaaatctcttcatatgtaataaaggtaatgaccccacctttatcattaagaaccgaaaagaggtaatagacctAACTCTCGTCTCTAAAACCACTATTAGAGACAGTAATTCACTGGAGGGTgcactctttctcggaccacaggtaCATAGAAACGACCCTTACAATCAATCCCTCAAATccagcagttttcacaaacccaaggaaaacagactggcaaaaatacaaaaatattttatgggaAAAAATCCCAACGGATCCACCTCCATACCCCAAACAATCtctagtctaaacgaactagtttcaatcttcacagaaacctgcaactatgtactaaaaaaggcctgccccaacagcaagcccaaaagaaaaagaaaacctccctggtggtcagcagaactgtcccccctccgaatagactgcagaaccctttttaacagggacaaggcaggaaatgaggaggccctgtggaccgcctacaagagagcccttgcaaaataaaaaaagccatcaggaaagcaaaCTCAGTattttgtccagctggactaaaaataacggattaggaattaacccctcaaagaccgaGCTGGTTCTCTTTACTAACATACCAGACCTAGTCGCACCcatcctcaacaatcaaagactttccttcatTAACAGCGCAAGATACCTGGGCGTAATACATGACtggaaactaaactggaacttgaacctcacagacagatataaaaaagcttcaatagcactcttcacgtgcaagaaagcTATACGGCTCAAATCGGGAATGACACCCTATacagtaaactggatatatacggccattgtcagaccaatactactgtacggagccgtggtatggtggccggctctgaaaaagaaatccagcataaaaatgctagcaaaaatgcaaagagctgcggcactctgcatcagcagtgctttacgcaccaccccaaacgaagccctaaatgccatactcaacctcccaagcccagaactagctggcatggaagAGGCCACAGTAGCGacaatcaggcttagagataccaaacagtggaacccacaagaagtaggtcactcatgtatcctaaaaaacatttaaatagtcccttccaggacagactactgcactcctacggagtacatacaaacacctttcaacacaatcatcccagagagggacgattgGATCTCACAAATATctggcccccagaatgctatatgcttctatacggatgggtcaaaactacagaacagagtaggaggaggaatttactccgaacagctaggcctacgcacctcgttcagactccccgatcattgcagcgtcttccaggctgaagtggcagcattaagggaggccctaaaacacttaaaatcactaaagccGGAAGGCCAAacagctatcaaatcgattggctcaatctctagtcactcgaaaacagtatcgaattgtcgatcatctttacacgagatgacacaacaattcgtaatcagccttatatgggtacccggacacagggacatagaaggcaactgcatcgcagGTGAACTAGCTCAAGAgggcactaccgcgccactcatacaagagatggagggcatgagtatgcctttagccacttgtaaactactacttagggaaaacctaaaccgtaacaaacagacaatatgggaaaacaccacacactgtcgcctaacaagcgaaatatggccaaaaataagctcaaagagaacgtcaaaacttttaagattgacaaGAGCAAACTTCAGCAATGcaatgagagtcatcacagtgcattggttgataggcacccatgccagaagactaaatgccccgtataattctgccgtagctgtagggacgaagaaatggaagaaacagtagagcatctactatgccactgtccagcactgcaagcgaaaagacttgctcagTTAGGAAGCcgattcctgatagacacgtccgacctgttCGACACCAGAATCCACATCGGATAGAAAAATTCATtagcgcctctggctggggaaactgctaacttcacacgaacctctgcgggcaaaaggggaaaacatacacggtatcacaacggacctctaatggtctaagtgcgtcggataaccgacggccggtaaaacaTAACCTAACTTAAAAAACGGTTCTTCTAATTCATCGCAACTTTGTTACTTAATTGACGAAGTTTACTCATTTGCGAATATTTCTAGGACGACGATATATAAGTTGGCAAGAAATGGGTTTTCACTGAACTAATGGATGGGTAGTGGGGGTGCGATTGGAGTAGCCAGAAGTTGCTGTCGTCGAGATGGGTGGATGTGTTACCGATGTGGTGGTCCCTATTGTGATCCCTGCAGTGGTACTGGCTGGTAGCTCGGGATGTAAAGTAGGGATCGGCGTTTCGACAGAACCTTCTGTTGTTGTCGAGTAAAAAAGTTGAGTAGTCCTACTAGATTCATCCGGAGCAAAGTCTGTGTTTACCTCGGTGGTATGGTGTGTCACGGGCTGTTCGGTGGTGCTAGTTGCGCTTGTGGGACCGAAAAACTTTACAGACTTATTGAAACTAATACGGAAGCTCCCGGAAGAAGATTTGGCCTGTAGCACGCTGTTTAACAGTTGAATTTTTGAAGATATAAGGCTGGAGATGAGCTGGGTGATGTCAGGCGATGCTCCCACTGTATTCTGGTAACTGCCACTGGAGTAGCCTGAACAGAAACCAGTAACACTTAAGTTTGTAATTTATCCCAAACGACAAATAATATACCTCCGCTGGGAGCAAAAACCTTAATAAGGACAGGTTTTCCTTCTGCCATGATGGCCCCACTGAACGCGATAAGAACACAAATCGATATAGGGGCCGTCCATAAACCTCGTGACGCTCCgagaggggggagggggttcGCCGAAGAGTCACGTAATGTCACAGTAGGGGTTGCGGTGAGAGTCACGGTATGTCACATAGGGAGGGTgtcaaaatggcccaaaattAGCGTCACGAGGTTTATGGACGGCCCCATAGTTCTCAGCATGCTGTTGGCGACTACTTTTTGACTAGTAGCCACAAATCTGCGTTCGCTTTTATAGCGTTCTTTGAAAGAGttagttgttattgttgccttTTGATGGCTCCAGCTGAATGAGATCTGTACGACAAGCACTTCGCTTTATGTTAGACCTCAAGTGGTTAGCATATGTACATACCGGTGCGTCTAGGTGGTAAGTATAAGGTAAGCGAGCGAGGAGTTATAATTTATTGCTAatgcttttagttttttgtcTGAAACAACAATCAAACAGCTATATTGGGTTTTATAACATTTAACTTGaaacttattttaaattttattcaCAAGTTTTCTATGGATGGTATTTGAGGATTTTTTTTCAAGTTTTCTTattattacataaataaactACATCACTTTACTAAgtaataattgaaattgaaaaaaa from Drosophila santomea strain STO CAGO 1482 chromosome 3R, Prin_Dsan_1.1, whole genome shotgun sequence includes:
- the LOC120453537 gene encoding uncharacterized protein LOC120453537 — translated: MAEDASSILQYTIHSGACESQIVADPPPKFRLGNIASRGLWTAPISICVLIAFSGAIMAEGKPVLIKVFAPSGGYSSGSYQNTVGASPDITQLISSLISSKIQLLNSVLQAKSSSGSFRISFNKSVKFFGPTSATSTTEQPVTHHTTEVNTDFAPDESSRTTQLFYSTTTEGSVETPIPTLHPELPASTTAGITIGTTTSVTHPPISTTATSGYSNRTPTTHPLVQ